Genomic window (bacterium):
ATCATTGCCCGTCTTGCCTGGAAATCCTCAAAATTACTACAAGATGAAATCTCACGATAGCCACCTGAGGCTGGCATCCAGGCTTCAATATCATAAGTTTTACTTGCAGAAAAGCCTAAATCTCCAGTACACAATGCTACAACTCGATAAGGGATTTCCAGTTTTTTTAACACCTCCTCTGCATCCTCAAGCAATCTCTCCAATTCTGTATAAGAATCTTCAGGTTTGGTAAATTTGACCAATTCTACTTTATTAAACTGATGTTGGCGGATTAAACCTCTTGTATCCTTACCATAGGCACCAGCCTCTGCCCGAAAACAAGGGGTATATGCGGTGTAATAAATTGGTAAATCCTCTGCTCGTAGAATTTCTTCTCGATGAATATTGGTTAAAGGGACTTCTGCTGTTGGAACAAGGTAATAATCTGTCTCTTCACATTTGAATAAATCTTGTTTGAATTTAGGAAGTTGACCGGTACCAGTCATTGCCGCAGAATTGACCATAAATGGCGGAAGGATTTCTTTATATCCGTGTTCCTTTGTATGCAGGTCTAACATAAAATTAATTAATGCCCGCTCTAACCTTGCACCTGCTCCTTTGTAGAGGGTAAATCTTGCCCCGGTCATCTTCGCAGAAGCCTCAAAGTCCAGTATTCCCAGATTCTCACCAATCTCAAAATGAGGTTTAGGCTCAAAGGAGAATTTGGTTGGCTCACCCCAAATTTTTATCTGAGGGTTATCCTCACTTCCCTTGCCAAAAGGAACACTTGAATGAGGAATGTTCGGAATGAAAAGCAAATTCTCGTTTAATCTATCTTCTGTTCCCCTTGATTTATTTTCTAAATCTTTAATCTTTTCGCCTACTTCACGCATCCGGGAAGATAACTCGGTTATATCCTTACCCTGTTTTTTTAATTGTCCTATTTTTGAAGATGTAGTATTGCGGAGGTGTTGTAATTCCTCTAATTCTACGAGCAGTTTTCTTCTTTGCTCGTCTAAGGAAATAACCTCGTCCAATAAATTCTCCTCAGCACCTCTATCAAGGAGTGCCTTTCTTACCTTATCTAAATTTTCACGGATAAACTTAATATTAAGCATAATTTCTTTGTCTTTTGCCTTTCGGTTTTCGTAACTGTTCACCCCAGAGGCACAGAGACGCAGAGAAAAAATTAAAATTTATGGACGAGGATGGATTAACAAATCTGGCTTGCCTGCTGAACATTCGGCAAGCAGGTCATAAGTATTTCAATGGCTGCACCAATAATCTTTTCTGTTATCTGATTTATTTCCATATTTTCTCTGTTCCTCTGCGTCTCTGCGGTAAATTACCACCTGAACGGTTACATTATCCTTATTCCTGCCCCTATTCTAAATTGGAAAGAGTTCGCGGGCATCTTTTAGCAAATCAACTCGCTTTCTCTCAAAACCTGATGGTTGTTTTGAAGGGAGTTGGGCTAACATATCTGTCAATTTAGCCAGAGGCAAACCAATAACATTTGTATAGCATCCGTTTATCTTCTCAATAAATTGAGCCCCGCGACCTTGAATACACAATCCGCCTGCTTTATCTAAAGGCTCTTTGGTAATTACATACCCGGCAATCTGTGGTTCAGAGAGTTTTTTCATTGTTACCTCAGTTGTTACGCTTTCAACTAAGGTATTTTTGGTAAAGGTATCAATAAGGGCTATGCCAGTTATAACCCTATGAGTCGTGCCGGATAATTCGCCTAACATCTTTTTTGCTTCTTCATCATTTCTTGGTTTCCCAAATATTTTATCGCCTAAAGCCACAACTGTGTCCGCACCAAGCACTATTCCGGCTCTAAACTTTTTAGCTACATTTTCAGCCTTGACTAAAGCTAATTTACAGACCCAGTCCTCAATGGTCATACCTTCGTCCCTTACCTCAGATATCTCTGGAGGGATTAGTGTTACCTCAATCCCAATCTGTTCTAATAGTTTTTTCCGTTGAGGTGAAGAAGAGGCTAAAATTAACTGATGATACATATTAGAATTCCCTTTCATCGTAGATGGTTAGCGTCTTCAAGGATTCTTGTCCTATTATTGTAACATTTTAGCCATCTGAAGTGAAATTCAGGTAATCAGTTATCGGTCATCAGGTTATCGGTAAAGGGAAAAAATCAATTGATTGTTACCGATTACCTTGCACTTCATTTGGGTAAATAGTTACATCAATTAAGTAGCGACAGGGCACTACTATATATCTACACATCCAGATTTCGCACTTCTAAAGCATGGGTTTGAATAAACTGTCGTCTCGGTTCAACTTTATCACCCATTAAGATAGTAAATATATTATCTGCCTCAACATTATCTTCTAATGTAACCTGCAGATTTGTTCTTGTCTCAGGGTCCATTGTAGTTTGCCAGAGTTGTTCTGGATTCATCTCG
Coding sequences:
- the serS gene encoding serine--tRNA ligase, whose product is MLNIKFIRENLDKVRKALLDRGAEENLLDEVISLDEQRRKLLVELEELQHLRNTTSSKIGQLKKQGKDITELSSRMREVGEKIKDLENKSRGTEDRLNENLLFIPNIPHSSVPFGKGSEDNPQIKIWGEPTKFSFEPKPHFEIGENLGILDFEASAKMTGARFTLYKGAGARLERALINFMLDLHTKEHGYKEILPPFMVNSAAMTGTGQLPKFKQDLFKCEETDYYLVPTAEVPLTNIHREEILRAEDLPIYYTAYTPCFRAEAGAYGKDTRGLIRQHQFNKVELVKFTKPEDSYTELERLLEDAEEVLKKLEIPYRVVALCTGDLGFSASKTYDIEAWMPASGGYREISSCSNFEDFQARRAMIRFRRTSDSKPEFVHTLNGSGLAIGRTVVAILENYQLPDGKITIPKALQSYMDGLEIIG
- a CDS encoding Maf family protein is translated as MKGNSNMYHQLILASSSPQRKKLLEQIGIEVTLIPPEISEVRDEGMTIEDWVCKLALVKAENVAKKFRAGIVLGADTVVALGDKIFGKPRNDEEAKKMLGELSGTTHRVITGIALIDTFTKNTLVESVTTEVTMKKLSEPQIAGYVITKEPLDKAGGLCIQGRGAQFIEKINGCYTNVIGLPLAKLTDMLAQLPSKQPSGFERKRVDLLKDARELFPI